One part of the Desulfonema ishimotonii genome encodes these proteins:
- a CDS encoding LptA/OstA family protein, which translates to MRGGILLLLSVALLWPVRVMGEPAASPDKQTQDTTAPIHISAESLMADDLKKYAEFIGQVRAVQGGTVITSDRLRLYYEGNPDSTDTTKAGTAQGGIKKIVATGSVRIEFDDMVAEGQEAVYTTGDRVLVLSGPDARVIREKSGTVSGSKITVHRDDGRIKFEGGVTGVFYPGEKGLD; encoded by the coding sequence ATGAGGGGGGGAATCCTCCTGCTCCTGAGCGTTGCCCTCCTGTGGCCCGTCCGGGTGATGGGAGAGCCCGCCGCTTCGCCGGATAAACAGACGCAGGATACCACCGCACCGATCCATATCTCTGCCGAAAGCCTGATGGCCGATGACCTGAAAAAATATGCGGAATTCATCGGGCAGGTCAGGGCGGTTCAGGGGGGAACGGTCATCACTTCGGATCGCCTCAGACTGTATTATGAGGGCAATCCTGACAGCACCGACACCACCAAGGCCGGAACGGCCCAGGGCGGAATAAAAAAGATCGTCGCCACCGGCAGTGTCAGGATCGAGTTTGATGATATGGTGGCCGAGGGTCAGGAGGCTGTGTATACGACTGGCGACCGTGTGCTGGTACTCTCCGGTCCCGACGCCAGGGTGATTCGGGAGAAGAGCGGAACGGTTTCCGGGTCAAAGATCACCGTTCACCGGGATGACGGGCGGATTAAATTCGAGGGCGGTGTGACGGGGGTTTTCTATCCCGGCGAAAAGGGGCTGGACTGA
- the lptB gene encoding LPS export ABC transporter ATP-binding protein: MAVLSLRGLVKVYRNRQVVNSVDLAVESGSVVGLLGPNGAGKTTTFYMAVGMVRPDGGQVFLDDEDITDYPMYLRARKGVGYLPQETSVFKKLTVRQNIMAVLEFFSLSKAEQEERTITLLEELGIRHLADQKASVLSGGERRRLEISRALAANPSFILLDEPFAGVDPLAVSDIRNIIGHLRRRKIGILISDHNVRETLSACDSAYILNAGEVIESGPPEKIANSQTARRIYLGDEFRL; the protein is encoded by the coding sequence ATGGCCGTCCTGTCGCTTCGGGGGCTTGTCAAGGTCTACCGCAACCGGCAGGTGGTCAATTCCGTGGACCTGGCGGTGGAAAGCGGGTCTGTGGTGGGCCTTCTGGGACCGAACGGTGCGGGAAAAACCACGACGTTTTACATGGCGGTGGGAATGGTGAGGCCCGATGGTGGCCAGGTTTTTCTTGACGACGAGGATATTACTGATTACCCCATGTATCTAAGAGCTCGCAAAGGCGTGGGGTATCTCCCCCAGGAGACCTCCGTTTTCAAAAAACTGACGGTCAGGCAGAATATTATGGCTGTGCTTGAGTTTTTCTCTCTGTCAAAGGCCGAACAGGAAGAGCGGACTATCACACTCCTTGAAGAATTGGGCATTCGACACCTGGCGGATCAGAAAGCCAGTGTGCTTTCAGGCGGAGAGCGACGGCGTCTGGAGATCAGCCGTGCCTTGGCCGCCAATCCCTCTTTCATACTTCTGGATGAACCGTTTGCAGGGGTCGACCCGCTGGCGGTGAGCGATATTCGGAACATTATCGGACATCTGAGGCGGCGGAAGATCGGAATCCTGATTTCGGATCATAACGTCAGGGAGACGTTAAGCGCGTGTGACAGCGCATATATTCTGAATGCGGGCGAGGTGATTGAGTCCGGGCCACCGGAGAAGATCGCAAACAGCCAGACAGCTCGCCGCATATATTTAGGGGATGAGTTTAGGTTATAA
- a CDS encoding PTS sugar transporter subunit IIA, whose protein sequence is MMKILDVLDKDAIFIDLKSQDKKGVIEEMVTPLARMAGVKHDVLARVLMERERLGSTGIGGGVGIPHGKLKGLKSLILGLGLSKNGVNFESIDGKPTHIFFLLVTPENSIDIHLKLLAHISGILKNELFRERLLNAGDIGAVLDIIRQEDDAA, encoded by the coding sequence ATGATGAAAATTCTTGACGTATTAGACAAAGATGCGATTTTTATTGATTTGAAATCGCAGGATAAAAAAGGCGTTATCGAGGAGATGGTAACGCCTTTGGCCCGTATGGCCGGTGTAAAACACGATGTGCTCGCCAGAGTCCTGATGGAACGGGAGCGGCTCGGAAGTACCGGGATCGGCGGGGGGGTCGGCATTCCTCATGGAAAACTGAAGGGACTGAAATCCCTGATACTCGGACTCGGACTGAGCAAAAACGGGGTCAATTTTGAATCCATCGACGGAAAGCCGACACATATTTTTTTCCTGCTGGTCACCCCGGAGAACTCCATTGATATTCACCTGAAATTACTTGCCCATATTTCCGGAATTCTGAAAAACGAATTGTTCCGGGAGCGGCTGCTGAATGCCGGGGATATCGGGGCGGTTCTGGACATTATCCGGCAGGAAGATGATGCCGCCTGA
- the hpf gene encoding ribosome hibernation-promoting factor, HPF/YfiA family, translating into MQTSVTFKNIDPSDHLKSYVQDKLNRFDRFLDNPAEASVVLSVEKFRHIAEVNITGDRLKINGREETNDMYSAIDMVMDKLEKQIKKNKEKIRERRGSRGAVKASPMVGFADTLAEEDAEGEIVVTTIDYKPMDAEEAVMQLDLIDDSFLVFTNAKTDEVNVVYRRNDGHYGLIQPIR; encoded by the coding sequence ATGCAGACATCTGTGACATTCAAAAACATCGACCCCTCAGATCACCTGAAATCCTATGTGCAGGATAAACTGAACCGTTTTGACCGGTTTCTCGACAATCCGGCAGAGGCCAGTGTCGTCCTTTCCGTTGAAAAATTCCGCCATATCGCCGAAGTGAATATTACAGGGGACCGCCTGAAGATCAATGGCAGGGAAGAGACCAATGATATGTACTCGGCCATTGACATGGTCATGGACAAACTTGAAAAACAGATCAAAAAGAATAAAGAGAAAATCCGTGAACGCAGGGGGAGCAGGGGGGCTGTGAAAGCAAGCCCGATGGTGGGATTTGCAGACACTCTGGCGGAAGAGGATGCTGAGGGGGAGATTGTTGTCACGACCATTGATTATAAACCAATGGACGCCGAAGAGGCTGTGATGCAGCTCGACCTGATAGACGACAGCTTCCTCGTGTTTACCAACGCAAAAACCGACGAGGTGAATGTGGTATACCGTCGGAATGACGGCCACTATGGGCTGATTCAGCCGATCCGCTGA
- the rapZ gene encoding RNase adapter RapZ translates to MMPPEADGKKLKIVIITGLSGSGKSTALAAFEDAGFYCVDNMPVALLPKFLELPVERDTELSGFAFVMDLRERAFLARYPAVFDALRKKGYLFEVLFLEAEEQVLVRRYSQTRRHHPLSGGKGLLEGIRTEREHLKSLRNVAAQIIDTSRYTVHELKALIVEMARERDKKVPMRINILSFGFKYGIPHDADLIMDVRFLANPHFVPELRPLDGRTSEIREYVLNRDESRTFLGKYLDLISYLIPLYEQEGKAYLTIAIGCTGGRHRSVAVASAVAGHIHRPERWVDITHRDIEKV, encoded by the coding sequence ATGATGCCGCCTGAAGCCGACGGAAAAAAACTGAAGATTGTGATCATCACCGGCCTGTCGGGGTCGGGGAAAAGTACGGCGCTGGCAGCGTTTGAGGATGCGGGATTTTACTGTGTCGATAACATGCCGGTCGCCCTGCTGCCCAAATTTCTGGAGCTGCCTGTTGAGCGGGACACGGAGCTTTCAGGCTTCGCCTTCGTGATGGATCTGCGGGAGCGGGCCTTTCTCGCCAGATATCCTGCTGTTTTTGATGCCCTCCGGAAAAAGGGATATCTGTTTGAAGTCCTCTTTCTGGAGGCGGAGGAACAGGTACTGGTCCGGCGTTACAGTCAGACCCGGCGGCATCACCCCCTGTCCGGAGGGAAAGGCCTCCTGGAGGGAATTCGGACCGAGCGGGAGCATCTGAAGTCATTGCGGAATGTCGCCGCTCAGATTATCGACACATCCCGCTATACTGTTCATGAATTGAAGGCGCTGATTGTTGAAATGGCCCGTGAACGGGATAAAAAGGTGCCGATGCGGATTAACATCCTCTCCTTCGGGTTTAAATATGGCATCCCGCACGACGCAGACCTGATCATGGATGTCCGTTTCCTGGCCAATCCGCATTTTGTTCCCGAACTCAGGCCCTTGGACGGACGGACATCCGAGATTCGTGAATATGTTCTGAACCGTGACGAGAGCCGGACATTTTTAGGCAAATATCTGGATCTGATCAGCTATCTGATCCCGTTATATGAACAGGAGGGAAAGGCATATCTGACAATCGCCATCGGTTGCACGGGGGGCAGACACCGGTCTGTCGCGGTCGCTTCTGCTGTGGCTGGGCATATTCACAGGCCGGAGCGGTGGGTGGACATCACGCACCGGGATATCGAAAAGGTATGA
- the rpoN gene encoding RNA polymerase factor sigma-54 — MSLGYKMAIELRQQLKLSQQLVMTPQLQMAIKLLQLSRLELMDAIRQELEENPTLEEVQEEAAPEQTVAEYPEREPERAGEPETREVTIEEKIRDDIDWSNYLDEYNSPGKASFESEDRDAPRFEAFIAKKELLSDHLLWQFLMTSPTKEDEQIGSLIIGNLNRDGYLDVPVDELTEMSGSAPERVRDVLSLLQTFDPIGVCAEGLRDSLLIQARHYGCQDEVVMAIIENHLNHLENRNFKAIAKILKVSIERIVEAVVFIRGLEPRPGCEFNDEAPQYITPDIHVYKMDDDFVIMLNDDGLPRLRVNAFYQNAISNGGKLGDTAKDYMQEKMRSAAWLIKSIHQRQKTIYKVMESILKFQREFFDNGVSCLKPMILRDVAEDINMHESTISRVTTNKYAYTPQGIFELKYFFNSSIRRIHGDAVASVSVQERIRRIIESENPRKPYSDDKISKILKEADINIARRTVAKYREMMKILSSNKRKQF, encoded by the coding sequence ATGAGTTTAGGTTATAAGATGGCAATTGAACTCCGACAACAACTTAAGTTAAGCCAACAATTGGTTATGACACCCCAGCTTCAGATGGCGATAAAGCTGTTACAGCTTTCCCGCCTCGAGCTGATGGACGCGATTCGTCAGGAGCTGGAGGAAAATCCGACTCTGGAGGAGGTTCAGGAAGAGGCCGCGCCGGAGCAGACTGTTGCCGAGTATCCGGAAAGGGAGCCGGAGCGTGCGGGAGAACCTGAAACCCGTGAGGTCACGATTGAAGAAAAGATACGGGATGATATCGACTGGAGCAATTATCTGGACGAGTATAATTCTCCCGGCAAGGCCAGCTTTGAAAGCGAAGATAGGGACGCCCCGCGGTTTGAGGCGTTTATCGCCAAAAAGGAGTTGCTGAGCGACCACCTGCTCTGGCAGTTTCTGATGACATCGCCGACAAAGGAGGATGAGCAGATCGGCAGCCTGATTATCGGCAACCTGAACCGGGACGGGTATCTGGATGTGCCGGTTGACGAACTGACTGAGATGAGCGGCTCCGCGCCGGAGAGAGTGCGGGACGTCCTGTCGCTGTTGCAGACCTTTGACCCTATCGGCGTGTGCGCCGAAGGACTGAGGGATAGTCTGCTGATCCAGGCCCGACACTACGGATGTCAGGATGAAGTGGTGATGGCGATTATCGAAAATCATCTGAACCACCTTGAAAACAGAAATTTCAAGGCCATTGCCAAAATTCTGAAGGTGTCAATAGAGCGGATTGTTGAGGCTGTTGTTTTTATCCGCGGACTGGAGCCCCGGCCCGGGTGTGAGTTTAATGATGAAGCGCCTCAGTATATCACCCCCGATATCCATGTGTACAAAATGGATGACGATTTTGTAATTATGCTCAACGACGACGGATTGCCAAGGCTCCGGGTCAATGCCTTTTATCAGAACGCCATCAGCAACGGCGGGAAACTGGGCGACACGGCAAAGGACTATATGCAGGAGAAGATGCGGTCCGCAGCCTGGCTGATCAAAAGTATTCATCAGCGGCAGAAGACCATCTATAAGGTGATGGAGAGTATTCTCAAGTTCCAGCGTGAGTTTTTTGATAACGGCGTCTCCTGCCTGAAACCGATGATACTCAGAGATGTGGCCGAAGATATCAATATGCACGAGTCAACGATCAGCCGGGTGACAACCAATAAATATGCCTATACGCCCCAGGGGATTTTTGAACTGAAATATTTTTTCAACAGTTCCATCAGACGGATTCACGGCGATGCGGTGGCCTCGGTCAGCGTTCAGGAACGAATCCGTCGGATTATTGAAAGCGAGAACCCCAGAAAGCCTTACAGCGATGATAAGATATCGAAGATTTTAAAGGAAGCTGACATTAATATCGCGAGACGAACCGTGGCTAAGTATCGGGAGATGATGAAAATTCTGTCATCCAACAAACGCAAACAATTTTAG